A region of the Clostridium sp. AN503 genome:
TTTTGCCAGGCTTGTGAGGGAGGAATCAGGCGGGGAGCTGCAGATCGCGGTTGCGTACAATACGGAGCCGGGAAGCGAGAAGGAGATCGTTAAACAGCTTCAGTTCGGAGGGATCGCCTTTGCTGCGGTGAATTATTTTGATTTTGCTGAGGACATTCCGGAACTGAACCGGTTCATCCAGACGTATGAGTCTCCGGAGGAGGCGCAGGCAGGGTTTTGCGGGCAGATGGACGCCATTGGCGAATATCTTTCAAAGGAACGGCTGGAGGTGTTATCCTGCTACAGACCCGACTACCGGTGCATTGCCACCAAGGAAAAGCCCGCGGCGGAACGGGATTTTGAGGGGATGAAGATCCATGCTACAAAGGCCGCGGCGCTGTCTGTCTATCTCCTGGGAATGGGGGCGGAGATTGAAAGCTTCGGGCGGACGGATCTGCTTCGGGCGGTGGATTCGGGATACATCGACGGCATAGAGATGCCGCTTCTTTTTTACGGCAGGGCGGGGTATGACAAGGTCATGCCTTATGTTTGGATTTATGAGGATTTCCTGGTGCCGGACATGCTTGTGGCCAGCACGGTGTCTCTGGGGAATCTGACGGATGAACAGCAGAAGCTCCTTATGGACTGCGCCCTCAAGACAGAGGCGTTCCAGGTGGAGGCCCTGAAGGAAGCGCAGGAAAGGCTGGTGCCGCGATGAAAACAATGGGCAGGGTCAAAGGCTCCGCGATCACCATGATCAACTGGATGTTTCTGCTGCTGACAGTGGTGACGCTGGTATTTTCCATGTATAACTACCTGATGTACCGGGATATTGGGGAGCGGTACCGGAGGAGTACGGACCTGTATTATGAGGCGGCGTCTGTAAAGGACTCGATCAAGCAGTGTGATATCACGATGGAGGACTATCTTTTAAGCAGGAACCGCGGGTCTTTAGCAGAGCATAACGAAGCGGTGAAAACTGTGGATGCGGGCCTCAGGCGGTGCCGGGATCTGGTGGATACCCCGGCGGTTGCCTCCTTCATCCAGTCTATCACGGACGCATTTTCCTCCTATCAGACAGAGGCCAATTACAGTGCGTTTTCCTATGCGGAGAGCAATTATTATGAGGGCAGCTTAAGCTTCCAGGAATCCCGGGAGATTGGGAAATACATACAGGAATACTGTGATGAGATCCTGACAGTCCTTCTCACGGCGAATCAGGATTATTATGAATGGCTGAACCGGAAGCAGAGCCAGCTCTTTTTTATCAATCTTTATGCGGTGATCCTTCTGGCGGCGGCAGCCGGGTACAGTGTGTACTATGTAAACGACAGATTTTACCGGCCTCTGAATGAGATCTACCGGGCCTCCTTAAAGATTGCGGGAGGAGAGATGGTGCAGGTCCGGGAGGACTGGCAGGACAGGATGATCAAGATCCAGGCGGCGGCCTTTAACAAGATGTCCAGGAGCATTGTGCGGATGATGGATGACATTCAGAAACATGCGGATATCAGGACGAAGCTTCTGGACGAGCAGTTGAAGAATGAGCAGTATGTGCACCGACTGGAGCAGGCTGATTTTTTAAACCTTCAATTACAGACCAATCCGCATTTTCTGTTTAACACGCTGAATACGATCTCGCGGACGGTCACTTTGGGGATGAGCGACGAGGCGGTGGAAATGATCGACGCCATGGCCGCCATGCTCCGCTACAACTTAAAGGATATTGAGGAGCCGGTTTCCCTGGAGGAAGAGATCCAGGTGGTGAAGGAATACCTGCATATCCAGAATTTCCGTTTCCGGGACAGGATTCGGGCGGAGTTTGACTATGAGAAGGAGCTGGCGGAGCAGGTGACGATACCCAGGTTTTCCCTTCAGCCGTTTGCGGAAAATGCCGTGATCCATGGGCTGGAGCCGAAGACGGAGCCGGGTGTAGTGCGCATAGAGCTCAGGACGGAGGGAGAGAACTGTGTTGTCAGCATTGCGGACAGCGGAGTGGGGATCCCGGCAGATAAGCTGGAAGCGCTGATCCAGAGAAAGCAGATCGGTTCCGGCAAGCGGAAATCCATCGGGATCATGAATACGATCGACCGGCTTAAGTTTTTTACAAAGCTGCCTGAGCCGGTGAAAATAGAGAGTGAATGGGGGAAGGGAACGATTGTGCGGATCTATCTGCCGCTGGAGATAAGCCAGGGACCGGCAAAGCCGCTGACGGAAGGATTGCAAACAACGGAGGGGACAGAATGTACAAGTTGATGATTGCAGATGACGAAGCGTTGGAGCGCCAGGCGCTGCGCCATTTTATCCAGAATTCCAAGCTGGAGATCGTGGAGATCTTAGAGTGCGCCAACGGGATTGACGCCGTGAAGACCGCACTTTTAAAGCAGCCGGAGATCTGCATCCTGGATATCAAGATGCCGGGGCTTTCCGGCCTGGAGGCCATGGAACAGATCAAGGTGGTAAATAAGAACTGTAAGATCATATTTTCCACGGCGTACAGCTATTTTGACTACGCGGTGAAGGCGCTGCAGGCCGGGGCGCTGGACTTCATGGTGAAGCCGGTGAAGAAGGAGAAGCTGATCCAGGTGGTGAACAAGGCGATCGACGAACTGGACGCAGAGCAGAACCAGGAGGCGTACCGGTCCAAGATAACGGACCTGACCTATGTGCTGGAAAAACGGATTCTGAGGGAACTGATCACTGGACAGACAGACGAGGAAACCCTGTGGTTTTTTGATGCCATGGGGATCCGGGAACCTTACGGCTGTATTTTCTTTGTGCGTTTCAAGCGGGAGATCAGCGAGGAGGAAAAAGCCAGGCTCTCTAAGCTATTAAGATCGGATCTGACGGCGGCCGGATACACCCACCTTCTGTATGTCCACCGGAAATCCATTGACTTTATGGTATTTTCCAAGACCGGGGACCAGACCGGGGAGATCGCAAAGCAGGTGGAGAAAATACTCGCCTATGCGATGGACAGCCTTGTGATCCCCCATACCATCGGCGTCGGTTCCTGGGAGGAAGATCTGATGCAGATGGAATTTTCCTATCTCTGCGCAAAAGAGGCGGTGGGAGAATATGTGACGGCGGAGCAGAGGGAGATCATTGTGGAGGAGCCCTCAGGGGGAAAGGATTTGAAGGCGGTCCCGCCGGAGATCGAGGCGGTCTGCCGGTATATGAAGGAGCATTACAGTGAAAAGATCACGCTGATCTCCATTGCGGACAGCGTGGGGTTCAGTAAATATTATATCAGCCGGCTGTTCAAGCAGCACATGGGCGTGACCATCATCGATTATCTGATCAAGGTCAGGCTTGACCGGGCGAAGGAGCTGCTGGCAAAGGGGGATTACAGCATCAAGCAGATCAGCTTTATGGTGGGATATTCAGATCCCAATTATTTTACCTGGTCCTTTAAAAAATATCTGGGGATCTCACCGATCAAGTACCGGTACTTCCAGAATCTTGGAAGCGGGAATCAGGAGCCGGGCGTGTGAACGGAAAGTGAGACCGGGAAGTGATCAAGATGCGGCGGTAAGCAGCGGTGATAGAAGAAAGATACCTGTAAATTAGTGCAGAAGTGAAAACGCAATATTTTATAGGTATTTTTTGATTCAGCAAAATATTAGGGATGCAGCACAACTTATTGTAGTGTAATTCTTTTGTTAATTTTCTATAATGAAAACATCAAAACATCGAAAGAAACCGTTAAAAACTACAATCACAGGAGGATGTATTTTATGAAAAAGTGGATGGGAATCTTTTTGGCAATGACCCTGGCGGCTGGTACGGTGACCGGCTGCGGCGGAGGCGGCAAGGCGGAGACGACGAAGGCTGCGGCAGGCCAGGCAGCATCGGGCCAGGACGCAGCAGGACAGGACGCAGCAGGCGGCAAGGCGGACGCAGCAGGCAGTCAGGCTGCGGCGGGCAGCGGGGCGGAGGCCAAAGCCCCGGCGGGGGAGACCTTCACCATGCAGGTGGGACATGCCCAGGCGACCACCAGCGCACGCCACCAATCCCTGCTTCTGTTTGAAAAGACCGTGGAGGAAAAGACGAACGGCGGCGTCCAGGTTGAGATCTATCCGGCAGGCCAGCTTGGCAACGAGACGGAGATGACGGAGGCAGTTTCCATGGGGACCCTTCAGGCGGTCCGGGGCGGGGAACTGGAATACCTTCCGCAGATCACGATGCTGTCCCTGCCCATGCTGTGTGACAGCCTGGAGGAAGTCAGGACCCTCTGCTACAGTGATTTCGTGAAAGACATGCTGAGCAGCGTGGAGACGGAGCACAACATGAAGGTGCTGGCGGTAGGCGACGACAGCGGGTTTAGGCAGATCACCAACAATGTCCGCCCGATCTTATCCCCGGCTGATATGGAAGGTTTGAAAATGCGTACGGTTTTGGAGGTGATCGACCTTTCCATGAAGTCCTTTGGCGCATCCACCGTGTCGGTTCCATTTACAGATCTGTATATGGCGCTGAAGACCGGCGTTGCTGACGGACAGGAGAATCCGGTAGCGCTTATCGATTCCCAGAAGTTTTATGAGGTCCAGAAATATTGTTCGATTATTGACTATATGTTCTGTGCAGAGGTCATGTATGTGAACCTGGACTGGTGGAAATCCCTTCCGGCGGAGTATCAGACGATCCTTACTGAGGCGTCCAGGGAGATGATGGATGAGAACAGCCGGATCACGGATGAGGAAAATGACAATTACATCGAGCATATCAAGAACAGCGGCTGTGAAGTGACCGTCCTGACCCCGGAGCAGAGAGAATCCTTCCGTCCGCAGGCTGAGGAAGTGTGGAAGCAGTACATTGAGAGCGGCCGGATCACCCGTGAAGATCTGGATGAGATGCTGGCTGTGATCGGCAAGAAGGTTTCCTGGTAAAACAGTATCCTGGTAAAACTGGGATGGCAAAACTGAGGGGGCAGGTTATCCTGCCTCCTTCACAAGAAGGAGGGGGTTTTGTGACTTCGCTGCAGAAGACAGGAAAAAAGATCTACCAGTGCTATGTTGCTCTGGGGATCGCGGCCATGGCCTTTGTGTCGGCCGGAGTTATCTTTGCGGTTATCATGAGATATTTTTTCAATATCTCATTTACATTTTTGGAAGAACTGATCACGCTGGTATTCACGTTTACCACATTCTGGGGGATCGGGATCTGCGTGCTGGAAAATGAGCATGTGCTGATCGATTTCTTTTTTGAAAAGATACCGGTGCATATCCAGAGATGGATCAACGTGGTGAACTACATCATCGTGCTGATCTCCCTGGCGATCCTGCAGTATTATGCGATCGGATGGATCAGAGTGGCGGGAAAGACCATTTCCAACGGTATGCGGATCCGCTATCTCTATATATACGGGATCATGCCCATCGGCGTGGGCGTCAGCCTGATCTGCGTTCTGGTAAAGATATACAGCCTTGTGAAAAATGTGGATCTGGGATTTTTGAAGCCGATTTATGATGACGAGGAAGGAGGGCTGTAGATTATGATTATGGTATATCTGTTGTTTGCGCTGGTTGTATTTGCTCTGATCGGTGTGCCCCTGGCTTTTGCGATCGGGGCGTCCTGCATCACCTACATGAGTGTGCAGACACCGCAGTTTCTGGCTATGATACCCCAGCGTATCTGGTCTGGTTCCTTCAGCTATGTGCTGGTCGCCATGCCGCTGTTTATCTTTATGGGTGAGCTGATGAATGAGAGTGGGATCACAAAAAGGCTGTTGGATTTCTGTATGTATCTGGTGCGTCCGATCAAGGGAGGCTTAGGAGAGGTGAATGTGGTTGCCAGCATGATCTTCGGCGGGATCTCAGGTTCTTCTGTTGCGGATACCTCCGCTCTTGGTTCCGTTCTGATCCCTGAGATGGAAAAGCGGGGCTATCCGCCGGAATTTGCGGCGGGCATAACAGTTGCTTCCTCCACTATGGGAATGGTGGTTCCGCCCAGCATCCCGATGATCATGTATTCCATGATCTCAGGCGCTTCAGTCGGCGCGCTGTTTATGGCGGGACTGATCCCTGGCCTGTCCGTGGGCGTGCTCCAGCTCATTGTGTGTTATGTGATCTCCAGAAAAAATGGATATCATCCGGTTCAGCCTCCGTTTGTATTTAAGGAGTTTGCCCGAACCATGGTGTACAGCCTCCCGGCTATTTTGATGCCGCTTGTGATCGTTCTGTCTGTATCCCTGGGCATCTGCACAGCCAGCGAGTCGGCGGGGATCGCGGTGTTCTACTCCCTGATCCTGGGGCTGTTCATCTACAAGAAGCTGACGGTAAAAAAGATCATCCGGGCACTGCGCAGGACGTTGATCTCGTCTGCATCGATTACCATCATCATCGGGTTTTCTACAATCTTTACCTGGCTGATGACTATGATGCAGATCCCGCAGATCGTATCCTCGTTCTTCCTGGGTCTGGATATGCCCAAGTGGGTATTGCTGCTGCTCATCGACCTGCTGATTCTGTTTTTGGGAACCTTTATCGATGTGTCTCCTGCCATCCTCATGCTTGCGCCGATCCTGCTCCCGGTCATGAGAGGCATCGGGGTCAGCGACTGGCAGTTCGGCGCGATCTTCATCGTGGGCCTGGCGATCGGCCTTGTGACCCCACCGGTCGGCATGTGCCTGAATACCTGCAATAAGATCAATGGAATGTCCGTGACCAGGATCGCCAAAGGTGCGCTTCCGTTTATCGCCTGTAATATTTTGGTGCTGCTGGGGACGACCTTTATTCCGGCGATGGCGGACTGGCTGCCGACGATGTTACATTATTGATCAGTATAGAATAAATTGGTACGGTCCTGTTTTACAGAAATGTGAAATGGGGCTGTTTTTTCTGGGGATTTCTTCAGCATACTGCTTAATCTCCCTCCAGTTCTTCCAATATCGGAAAAACGCTCTTCCTTGCATTCTCAATATGTATCGATACCTTCTCCCTCACCTTTTCCCTATCCTTTTCAAGAATAGCATCCAGGATCTCCTGGTGTTCCATCGCGCCATCCAGGGTCTTTTCTGCCGGTTGGTGCAGATAGATATAGGTGGAGTAGACATGGGAATTTAAGCTGTGGTAGATATCTACCGCTTTCTGGTTGCCGCTGGCCATGATGTACAGTTCATGGAACTGATTGTCCAGCTGGTAGATGGTATCATAGTCCAACGGAGTCCTGGCCTGACGGACCAGACGGATGTGCTCCCGGATGATCCCCTGCATCTGCTCCTGCAGAGTAGTGTCCCCACAAATAGTATCAATGACCGGAGTGATAAAAAAGGTGTCCAGCATCAGACGGATATCAAACAATTCCCCGATCTCCTGGATGGAGATCTTCCGCACCCGCATCCCTTTTCTGGGGACAGAAAGGACAAGACCTTCTGAAACAAGACGGTTCAGCGCCTGTTTGATCGGGGTCTCGCTCACCTGGTACCGGCTGCTCAACTCTCTTAAGTTGATCTTTTCATCGGGTTTTAGGTAGTCGGAAGCAATATCGGACTTAATGTAACTGTACACGGTTTCAACCAGTGTTGGCGGTGGTGCTATAGATGGGAACATGAAAGGCCTCCGGTGCAGAATCAGATTGACGGGGTTCATTTATCACTATCATAATGAAAAAAAATTTATCTGTCAAGAAGCACTAAATAAGGCGGTATCACGATATATGCCTGTTATAAACCGGGTAAAAATTGTGCAATATATACAATAAATAAAAAATTACCGGAATGAAAATATATAAAATGAATAAATAAAATAGGACGATATATTGACCTTCTGCGCAAAAAGGATTATACTTAGGTCATACCAATACTTTGTATACAAAATTTAAAATCCTTAAGTTCCTTAAAATCTGTATGAAGCGGAAATCAAAGGTTATTTATGGGAGTGGAAGGATTGGGAGTGATACAAAGTAAAAAATATGAGGGAGGTATTTCTATGAGGAAACAAATGGCACTGGTACTGGCGGCGGCAATGATGGCATCTTTGATGACCGGATGCGGGGGAAAGACGGATGCTCCGGCGTCCGGAGGCGGTTTGGCGCAGGCGGCGGCAGGCAGCGAGGCCCCGGCGGACAATAAGGCAGCAGGCGGTGAGACAGCGGCGGGAAGCGAAGCAGCCCCGGCTGCGGATACCCAGGAGGAGCTGACGGAGGATGAACTGCTGGCAAAAGCCAAAGAGGAGAACAAGCTGGTGATCTACTCCTGTACTTCTGTGGTGGAGAAGAGCGCGGCCCTGTTCAAGGAGAAATACGGTCTTGATCTGGAGATCGAGTTTACCCAGATCGGCGACAGCGAGATGATCGAGAAGGTGTCCAGTGAGGCGAAGGCGGGCGTCAGCGGCGGAGCGGACGTGGTGTTCTGCCAGGATGGGGCAAGGGTCATTTCCGAGCTGATCACTCCTGGTTATACGAGGAACTATTTAAGCTCCAGGATCACCGATGTGGTGCCGGAGGAGGATCAGAACCCGCTGGTATTCCAGTTCTGCAACAAGGTATTTATTTTTAATAATGAGAATGTGGATGATTCTGAGTATACCAACATCTGGCAGTTTACTGATCCCCAGTACAAGGGCCTGTTCCAGATGAAGGATGCCAACTCCGAAGGAGTGAACATGAACTTCTTTACCATGATCACCAGGGATGATATCGCCGGACAGATGGCGGATGCTTATAAGGAATATTATGGAAAAGAGATCGAGCTGACCACACCCAACGCAGGTTATGAGTGGATCAAAGGCATATACGAGAATGGCATGGTGCTGGGGACTTCCGATACCAAGGTATCAGAGGCGATCGGCGCAAAGGGCCAGGCGGCAAGCTCCGCAGGACTGTTTACGCTGAACAAGTATTCCAAGAAGGATGAAAAGGGCCTGGCGCTGGGAATCGCAGAACAGATGCAGCCGTTCCAGGGATTCTATTATCCTATCTATTCCCAGATGACGGCCTATGCGGAGCATCCTCATGTGGCAGAGCTCTTTATTGAGTTTTTATATACGGAAGAGGGCTGGTCTCCCTATGCATCCAGAATGGGCGATTACAGCGCCAACAGAAAGCTTCCGGCAGGCCCTGGGGACAAGACTCTGGACGAGTGGGCAAAGGTATTGATCAAAGAAGATGCGCAGTGGGTGTATGAAAACAGAATGGACATTGAAGATTTTATCCAGACCATAGCTCAATAACAGGCAGACAAGGGGGTCTCCGGGGAACTGGACGCCCCCTTTTGCATGGCATCTGAGAAAGTAAAGGAGGGATTTGATTGAACCGTATAAACCGGATAAAAGCGTTTTTTAAAAAGCCGCACAACATCATCCTGGTGTTTTTCCTGGTCATCCTGTCATACCTTGTGCTGATCCCATTAGCCAGCATTGTAGGAGACACGTTTCTGGTCCACAACTCGGAGCTGATGCGGATCAAGGGTTCCCAGGCAGGCGATTTTACGCTGTATCACTGGCAGAAGGTGTTGTTTGATGCGGGCAGTATCAATATCTTCTACAAACCGCTGCTCAATTCCCTGGTCTGTTCTCTGGGCCCCTGCCTGGTGTCGATCCTGGTGGGCGGCGGATTTGCATGGCTGGTGACCAGGACAGATCTAAAGTGGAAAAACCAGATGGCCGCCCTGTTTATGTTTCCGTATATTATGCCGTCCTGGACCCTGGCCCTTGCATGGATGAACTTTTTTAAGAACAGCGCCGTCGGGGGCGCGCGGGGGATCTTTACGGCGCTGACTGGGATCGAAGTGGCAAACTGGTTTGCTTACGGGCCGTTCCCGATCATTGTGGTGACGGGCCTGCATTATGCCCCGTTTGCCTATATCCTGATCGGCGGCATCCTGCGGAATATGGATGCGAACCTGGAGGAAGCCGCGGTGATCCTGAAAACGTCGAGGAAACGGATGATGTGGAAGATCACGGTGCCCATGGTGATGCCGGCGGTGCTCTCCACCTTTATCCTCACATTTTCTTCCGCTATGAGTTCCTTTGCGGTGCCGTCCTTTTTGGGACTTCCGGTGCGGTATTATGTGCTGACCACCCAGCTGTACCGGACCTTAAACGGAATGAATCCGGGTTACGGCTATATCATTGCCCTGATCATGATCCTGATCAGCGTAGGGATCATGCTGGTCAATCAAAAAGCGATCGGCAAACGCAAATCCTACACCACAGTTACGGGCAAGAGCGCCAATGTCTCCCTGTTCCGCTTGAAACAGTGGAGGACCCCCATCAGTTCCGTCTGTATGGCGGCGGTGTTGTGCCTGTCGGTGATCCCTATGTTAAGCTTTGTGCTGCAGTCCCTGATCCGGGTGCAGGGGGATTATTCCCTGGCGAATCTGACCCTGGATTTCTGGATCGGCGCGCCGGGCAATGCCAATGACATTGCGGATAAGGCGGGGATCCTGGTGAACCCCAGTGTATGGCTGGGACTGTTAAACAGCTTAAAGCTCGGCCTGGTGGCCTCTCTCGGCGCCGGTACGGCAGGATTTTTAGCGGGGTACGCCATCGTTCGCAGACGCGGCAGCAGGCTGTCCTCCTTTGTGGAGAACTTAACCTTTATCCCTTACCTGATCCCGTCCATGGCTTTTTCCGCGATCTACCTGTCCATGTTTGCGGTTCAGAGGGGACCGATCCCTGCCCTGTATGGGACCTTTGGCCTGCTGGCGATCATCGGCTGCGTGAAATATATGCCCATGGCATCCCGCTCCGGCGTCAACTCCATGCTGCAGATCAGCAAGGAGATCGAGGAGGCGGCGATGATCATGGGAGTGGGGTGGTTCAAGCGGATCGGAAAGATCATTGTGCCGATCCAGAAGAGCACGGTGATCTCCGGGTATCTGCTGCCCTTCATCTCATGCATGAGGGAGCTGTCACTGTTTGTACTTTTAGTGACTCCGGCCAACAAGGTGCTGACTACGATCCTTTTCCAGTACAACGAGAAGGGCTGGGATCAGTATGCCAATGCGATCAACCTGGTGATCGTGGCTATTGTGCTGCTTGTAAATTACACTGTAAATAAGCTGACGGGAGCGTCTATCGATAAAGGAATTGGAGGGTGATCGTATGCCGGAAATCGTATTAAAAAATATAACAAAGCGTTTTGGTAAATCATGTGCCGTGGACCATCTGGACTTAACGATCCGGGACGGGGATTTCATCTCCCTGCTGGGGCCGTCCGGGTGCGGCAAGACAACAACCCTGCGCATGATCGCGGGACTGGAGACGCCCACAGAGGGGGATATCTATATTGACGGGGAGCTGGTCTACTCGTCTGAAAAAGGGATCGACATCTCGCCGGATAAGCGGAATGTGGGGTTCCTGTTCCAAAACTATGCGCTGTGGCCCCACATGACCGTGTACAAAAATATTGCCTTCGGCCTGGAAAATATGAAATGGGACAAGCAGAAGATTAAGGACAGGGTGGAGGAGCTTTTGGATACCCTAAAGATCCGGGAGTATGTGGACCGCTATCCCTCAGAGCTGTCCGGCGGACAGCAGCAGCGGGTGGCGATCGCCAGAACCCTTGCGACGAACCCGAAGATCCTTTTGATGGACGAACCGTTGTCCAACCTGGATGCAAAGCTGAGAATGGAGATGCGCACGGAGTTAAAACGCCTGCATCAGGAGACTGGCGCTACCTTTGTGTATGTGACCCATGACCAGCTGGAGGCCATGACCCTGTCCACCAGGATCTGCCTGATGAAGAACGGGCTTTTGCAGCAGTACAGTTCTCCTCTTGAGATATACGGAAGACCGGCCAATACCTTTGTGGCGGATTTTGTCGGGAACCCCAGTATTAACCTGATCCCCATGAATGGGGTCCGGGCAGGCGGCGGGGTGGCGCTGGAGAATGAGGATATCCGTTTGCGGTTCACTCCGGAGGGGGAGATCAGCCTTCCGGCCCATGGGAAGACGGTTCTGGGGATCCGCCCGGAATTTTTAAAGCAGATGGAGAGCCAGGGCCTGGAGACCTACGTGGAGTCCTCCCTGCCGTCTGGAATGGAGACGATCCTGGTCACCCGGATCGGGAAACAGAAGCTGACCTCCGTTATCTTCGGAAGTGTGGACT
Encoded here:
- a CDS encoding ABC transporter ATP-binding protein translates to MPEIVLKNITKRFGKSCAVDHLDLTIRDGDFISLLGPSGCGKTTTLRMIAGLETPTEGDIYIDGELVYSSEKGIDISPDKRNVGFLFQNYALWPHMTVYKNIAFGLENMKWDKQKIKDRVEELLDTLKIREYVDRYPSELSGGQQQRVAIARTLATNPKILLMDEPLSNLDAKLRMEMRTELKRLHQETGATFVYVTHDQLEAMTLSTRICLMKNGLLQQYSSPLEIYGRPANTFVADFVGNPSINLIPMNGVRAGGGVALENEDIRLRFTPEGEISLPAHGKTVLGIRPEFLKQMESQGLETYVESSLPSGMETILVTRIGKQKLTSVIFGSVDFPVNTRLTMGFEGANYILFDGETGEKLGLGSLTI